The Rhizoctonia solani chromosome 1, complete sequence sequence TTCAGAGCCCGAATCGTCTTCTGAAGACGACTCGGACTCTTCAGAAGAGCTTGGGCTGGACGAACCGCTGGAAGAGTCGGACTCTTTGGCCTTGGATTTACCGTTGACAGTGGGCTTGGCTACCCCGTTGGTGGCTGGTTTCACCTTGGAATCGACAGCGGGTTTGGGCAGAGATTTGGCCTCGTTTTCGTCTCCTTCATCCGAGCTGGAATCCGAGTCGGAGTCACTAGAGTCGGAGTCACTAGAGTCGTTGGAGTCGTTGGAGCTGGAACTGGAACTTTCTTCGCTAGAGTCATCCTCTGAGCTACTGGACTCGTTCGAGTCCTTGGCTGTTTTGGCGGAGGCTTTGGCGGCTCCGTTTGTGGCTGATAAATTAAAACTTAGCATAAAAACTAACTCCAAAGTTAGACACGCACCTCCGGGTTTGTTCCTGTCCACAATAGAGACCTTTTTGGGACTCGCCACTGCTTCATCCTCGCTACTGGAGCTGGATGAATCATCTGAACTGGAACTATGATCTACACAACGTCAGGAGTATCCAAATCCCGGAGAAATGAGCATACGTACCCACAGACTCGCTAGGGATCGGCAATGATTGATTAAATTATGAATGGATCCGGAATTAGAGCTGAAACTCACTTTGGATTGCCGCTGGGCACTGGAGCCTGAGTCGAATAGACCTCGACTAGCGATTTTGGGGTGGTGTCCGAGGCAGCATCGACATCGACAACGGGAAGAGCAGCTTTCCTTACCGCCTGAGCTGCCTTGGTGTGGCCCTGTTCAAGCAGGAATGCATGGACCGCACGATAGATATCTGCTAGAAAGTCAGATTGTTCGGGACCAATAGAGCATTTGCAGCACCAACCGGGGAGTCTGGACATCGTGGTCGATTAAAAGAAATCTTTGGTGATGTCACATCACGTGTCCAGACAAATTGTAGTACATAATCCACGCCATCGCCTCAGCCTGGTATTGTCCACCACAGGAGGTACAATGTCGCTGACCGCACTCCCTCAGCATCCGCACAACATGGCATCCAAACCACCAGGAGTATTCGAGTTTACTAAGCGCAAGAAGTGGGCAGATATTCTTATTTCTGAATTATCGGGATCTGTCCTTGTCGTGCTCAACAATGCCGATAACATCCTTTGGGCCAGCTCAGCCATCCTTGAGCTGCTTGGTTGGCGCGAGGAGGAAATCACCGAACGCCCATTTAGAGAGTTTCTCCATGGTCGGTGCCTGACTCAATGACATATCAATTCCGTCTCAAATCCTAACAAACCCATCTATTTGATCCTAGACGACGATGCTGTACCATTCGGACAACACCTTAAACAGGCTATTTCTTCTCGTACTGAGCTCTTTACTTATTCCCGTTTACGCTCGAAATTTGCGTCGCCCCGAAGTTCGAATCAAAACTCCCCTCGCTCCCCAGTCGCCGGCCCGTCAAAGCCTACAAATTCCCTCGGCTCGTTCCCCCTCTTTGAACTGAGGGGACATGCAATCTACTCCAAAGCCTCTGGATCGGCCTCAGCAGCATCCGACCCTGGCCCCAGCAGCTCCAGTATCGACACGAAGCCAAACCCCAATGCTGATCCCGAGGCCTCATGCTTTATTATCATGGCTCGGCCTTACCCCAGCCGTAATACTACCATGTATGTATCAGCCCAAATCTATATGATGTATAGCTTACCCCTGACTTAATCACCAGGTTGGACTCCTTCCTCGAACTCAAGATAGAGAACGAGCGCTTGCGGCAGCAACTTCTGAACCTTCGCACGTCGGGCGGACCTTCCTCCCCTACTCTTTCTTCGCCTGGCTATCAGATCGCGCAGATCGCGCCTGCCGGCTCGCCACATGGGCAATCGGCGCCGCTCGCCTCTCCCGTTTACACGACTAATTCTCTCGCAGGTCTCAATCTTGGTATGTAGACACATTTCTGTTTCTGCCTTGCACTTTTTTACGATCGTGTGAACTCATATATAGTTGGTAATAACGCCTCGGGCGACGCAGATGCCGCCTATCAGCCCAGGAGTATTCATGCCATGCCCCAGCCACCGGCCGCAACCGGCCTATACTATCCCGCACATGCGAATCGGCTCACAAGTGGAGCTTTTGACACACCACACGCATCTGCATCCTATGGCGGTCCGAACAATAACACTGGCTCCGCTCCCATTTCAGGAAGACGTGGCTCCATCGCTGAGGAAGTCATAGAATCTACCGAGGCGGGAAGGACTCGGAAAAAGGTGAAAAAAGCTCCACAGTCTGTCTTCAGCCTCTCATGACACGAATCTGGTTCTGTAGCCGAAGAAAGCTCACGCGGCACAAGAACAGTATGTATGCGTTACGTGCGGGCGCACTGATAGCCCCGAATGGCGCAAGGTAGGTTCCCTCGGCCTTGGTTGATGTGCATGTACTTATTGCGTTTCATCCCCCGACAACTCTATCCATGATTCTATTTTATCTCTCATTTACACGTAGGGTCCGTTGGGAGCCAAAACCCTGTGCAACGCGTGTGGCCTACGGTGGGCTAAGCGTAACACTAAGCGCAAGGCTGACGAGGTCGCTGGAAACGAGGGGGGAGGAGGCTAGGTTGGCGAAGGAAGCGGCCATACGAGAAGGCAGGGACGGGGAGTAGGCGGAAGGGAAGGTATAGGGTTGGCTCGAGTAGGCGAATTGAAAACGTGAAAGGAGGTCGAAATGACATGAAGGCGCGAGGAGCTAGGAAAATACGTCTACGGGGGGAGGATCGAAAACATTTGGGACACGCATGGCCAGGAGAAGACGCGACGTATACACGAAAACGCTTATTCTCTCAGGCTTGTCCCTGTACTCGTGTGGTGGAGGATCGAGAACCTCTTTGTTGATTAGGCGCCCTCTCCACTAATATGGCGACTGCGGAGACAATTCAGGACTCGACGGGGGCAGATCCTGGAGGCTCTGGACCTCGGGGGACCCGAGCGCGGTGGTATCTCAAGTACAGCCGCAGCTCAGTTGGATTAATTCGCTAGGATTATGGGCTTTATTTTTGTCGTTTTTGTGTGTTTTATCCTACCCTTTTCATTTACCATATAGACTCCATTTCTCTACCTTCTCTGGTGTCATTTCCTGTAATATACTGGTGTTGTATCTTCGTTATTCATCCTTCTGTTGCTTATTCCATTCTGAATTATTGATATCCTGCCTACATCCGAATACTTGCGTTATCTCTTCTCCATCATACTCGGTCCAGCCCACCAACTCTTCTTTCCCCCTTGGTTATAAACACAATCCCCACGCTGTGCCCCACGTTCCCCAGCATGCTCTTCCTTAGCCCAGCCGTTTCGTCATCCACAAACTCCTCCCCACAGTGCCACCGGACCGGTCATTTCTTATAAATCTTTGTATTGGACCAACGCACAAATCGCCTACGGCCCGATTCAATCCTCCTCTCCTATCTTATCGTCTGTCTCATAAATCCATCTCACACCCTTCCGACTAGTCTTCGTTTAGCTCTTCTTTTTCTGGCCATCGCATACTGTACATCCCTATCTTAATATGATGTAATGAACTTTTTTACACTTTAGATCGCACCCAGTTCGCGAACAAACTCAACCCCACAATCGTCCACTACGTGGTCGTTTCGAACCAGGTGGGGAAGGACGAACCGGCCTCGAGGACGGACGACGAGCCGAGAATGGATGCAGATACCCGAATCGGGCACGCGGATGAGAAATCGATTGTCCCATACGACAAGAGTCTCACCAGGGCCGACTTGGCGGTCAAGGGACGTCAATGCGCTGGGCGGTTGACGACTTGCGAGCCAGGCTTTGGTTCTCCCACCGTGTTCGTCCCCTGCTCGACGTGTTCGGATGCCACCGTCTTTTCTCACCCAGACTGGGGACCAGAGTACCTGTGCGCCTGCGCAGAAACTGGTTGGTTGTTCAGTTTCGTCAAAAATCCTGTGGGCGATTCGCTCGATGCTTGCTTTCCGCCTGTGTGCCTCGCTCTCAGGTGCTCCCCATGGATGAGGAGAGGTGTATCGAAGGATCCGGTGGATTAATGCGTGCGTCACATCTGTTTCTATTTGCTGTTTTGGAGGAGGGACAAGGAGCAACGTCGAAGGTGGTGAAGGCCGAGTATACGTTTGCAAGTAATTGGTTACTAGAAACAAGGTAGAATCATCAATCCCAAGCAGAGCCTTTGAATTGTACACACCGATCCCATCAACCTGTCGTACCCTGACAGACATCTTCCCTACGTATGCACGCATAAGGTCCAGATTGGGTTCACCCGTGCCGCCGGCGAGTGTATGCACATGGCTGATAGCAGCTTGTATCCTATCAATCGAAATAGAGTCGCGTACTCCATCCACAGTGTCCCTGGCTATTCTATCCACATGACTAGAATTGAGTACTCCAACGATAGGCAGAGAATTAAGTGTCCTCTTGGCGAGATTAGGTGTATGTATCCCATTGGTGAAAACAGAATGGTGCGCGCCGGTAAGCGCGTATCGCACCGCATTTCTTACGGTCAAATCGGGCATAAAGTTTGTAACATCCTGCTCATAATCCAAGTTATATGCACGGCACGTAGCTAGTATtcgttcctacatataagtTACTGTCAGCTCACAAATTTTATCGGATTGGAAGTGAGTGATAGATCGAGTTAATTCAAAAAAATGCAAAGATACGATTGGACGTTTGATCGTGGGGATGAGTAACGTAAACCGTTCGATGTGGTAAAAAATGACATGGGGTGGGCTCACTTTGGGAATGGTTAATAACGGGCGGGAGATATAAGTTTGCATGCCTCGGAGAGCATGATCCGCCCTGGATTCGCTCGTGCGGGTTTGCAAGAGGCCACAATCCTCTACGCCCACCCATCCCCACCGCCGGACGGCGCGCATACCACCTAGGCCATACGTACCAGTTCCTCTCAAAACACGCATGATGACGGTTTCGAGTTGATCGTCTGCATGGTGTCCAAACATGACTGTGCCGGGACCATCGTACAATTGTAGGCCGCGCCAAAGAGCCTGGTACCTCGCATCTCTCGCCGCCTCTTCAACGGCTTCCCCTGGACTTGGTTTGCCCCTATTCCACTCGGCAGGGAGAATCACACCAGGCACACCAATCGCTTCCGAGCGCGTACGGGTGCGCAGAGCAGAATCGCGAGACGTAGGCTGTAGTCCATGGTCGATGGTGATAGACCGGAGCGGTACGTCCAACGAGGCTCGTTTGAGTAGAGATAAGAGACAGATGGAGTCGGGGCCACCGGAGAGAGCCACGGCTGTGGAATCCCTGTTTAGTCAATCCTATAGGCGGCAATGGGCAAAGTGACTGACTAATAAACTTTCCCCACCCGGTCGGAGGACGAGAAAGTGATAGGAGGTGAGTAAATTCAGCGAGTGTAATAGCTGACATGTATGGTGCATCGGATTATGTGTGTCCGGCTACGCGCATCGCGCGGCGAATCAACCATGGTGTATTGGCAATTCATTTGGTAGTTGATTGTCGATTGGATGCACGTTGGCATGCTTCCAGACGTTGATTCGATGAATGGAGTAGGTGAATGTCATATGCGACAATCGTGGTGATCCCCCTGCCGACTCCACCGGACAAGACAAGGTCGAAGCGAAGTCTGGGCGAACGTCAGGCATCGGTTCATTATGATGTGTGCTATGACGTGCCGTGGCATATATACGGATCCGGTGCGACTTTCGGGGAGGATGGGAGGATGGGAGAATAGGAGCTCAGGCAGGCAGACAGACGTGAGTGTACGCAGTATACGCAGCCTTCAAACGGAGCCCGAGCCCCGAGACCGAAGCCGAGGATGGGTGTTATGCTGATACGCAGGCACATTTGGCTCGATTGGGCGCGCCTAGCGCGGAAGAAAGTTGGGTGCGGCTATGCCCGGATCAAAAGTCAAGGGGCCGTGTGCCGGATGCAGAATCCAACTAAAGTAGCCCCTGCGGCCGCCTTTTTCGTTCTGTTATCCATTCTTTTCCTCAACCCTTTTTCCGAAAAATATCAACATGGCGAGGCGAGTGTTGATTGCGGCCTTGTCGATACTGGGATTATTCCTGGTTGGGACTGTCGTTGTGCTCTCGTCTGTATCAGTATTCTTTAAGATACCCTCCTCGGCGTTTATCTACGAGGACGAGGTCCCCGCCAACGCCTGGACCGGTAACATTACGGACGCTCCCAAGTCTGAAGTCATACCCCGTATTATCCACCAGACATGGAAGACAGACACACTTCCCGAGCGATGGCAGGCAGTTTCCAAGACATGTCGTGATATGATGCCTGACTAGTAAGTGTAACACTGCCCTTGCCGTTTTAGTCCGAGCTGATTGTATCATCAGCGAGTACATGCTCTGGACAGATCAGGCTTCAGATGATTTCATCGCCGAGCACTATAGCTGGTTCTTGCCCACCTTCCGTGCATACACCTATCCTATTCAGCGCGCCGATGCTATCCGTTACTTTGTGCTCCACCACTATGGCGGTGTCTACCTTGACCTCGATGTCGGCTGCAACCGCCGCCTGGACCCCCTGCTCACGTACCCGGTTATTCTCCCCAAGACAATTCCTGTCGGAGTTAGCAACGATCTAATGTTTGCTGCCAAAGGCCACCCATTCATGTCCCAAACGATCCATGCGCTCATGACTTTTGATATCAACTATATCATCAACTACCCGACCGTCATGTTCTCCACTGGGCCCATGTTCCTTTCTGCCCAGCTATCCCTCTTTGCTTCGCGCAACCCCACCATTGCCAACCAAGTTCGTGTGCTCTCCAAGCCACTCTATGGCAAGAATGCCAAGCCAGATGAGGCACCTCATGCCTTTTTCGCCCACTACTATGGCTCTTCATGGCATGCTGACGACGCAGGGTTCATTACTTTCCTCGGAAGCCATGGTCGTCTCTTGATGATTCTCGGCCTTGCACTCTTGCTCTTTGGCCTGTACCGTGTCTTCCGCACTGGTGCACCCAGCTCTCCTGTCCGTCGTCGCCGTGGAAGTGGTTACACCGTTCTCCTTCCCCGTGTCGTTGAAGACCACAACGGACGAACTATGCTCGATCTGGACTGTTCTCTATCCCCATGCCAGCGACTGCCCCATCGTCTCCATCGTCAACCACTCGTCCTCAACAAAACattctcttcttcctccccgcCATTCTTCAGCCCGGTAGCCATAGCCGTCGCAACTCGAACGAAGGTCACGAACTTTCTCCCCGCATTCGCTCGCCTGCGCCGCTTCATGAGAAGGATCTTGAAGCCGGCTCGGCTCTCGGCTTGGGCTTATCGTCCAGTTCGAGCGCACGCGTATCTCAAGACGTGCGCTCCCGTCCTTCTACGCCCGAACTCCGCCCTCCTCCATATTCcacttcttcctccccttcgACATCCAGGTGGAGCGGATGGGCTCCCTGGTCCCCTGCTGTAGACCGGTCATAGACCCCCTCTGTTCTCGTTCTCTTGATTCTTTACCGAGTAACATATATCTACTATACACACATGGGACGGATACCCCCTCTGCGTTTTATTCCTAATATCGGGCTTAGTTGGTTTTGCTATGTATTCACATTTGACACAGTTGGAATTTTGAACAtgcattttttttttcatcgTTAACGTTGCTACCCATCAAGCCGGTCGCCGCTCGCGTGCAACTTGAAATAATACGAAAACTTCCGAATTACTCGGTGTTGACCCACCAACTTTCTATTTCTTCTTTTTCGGGTAGTTTTGTTGTTTGCGGGAATTGATATGAACCTCGGAGGCCGCGTGCGTGTTGGGCTTCGAACCCCGAACTTCTCGTCCCTGGGGTGTTGACAAAGACCAGATCTGCCATGGGATCTCATTTTACCCTTTTTCGTATCGGGGTGGGCCTGCTGCCCAGACTAAAGTTATCAGCGAGCTAATAGGCGGATATGACGGGTATATAGTTTTAcatttctctctctctcactGTTAAACGTTGAAGTAATAtacaaagaaagaaagaaaaccAATCAACCTGAAAGACATGGGATCCCGAGATGAATTCAAGTGGATAGTATAATTAGGACCCAAAACCTTGCCGCAATTCTCACTCTGATCCAAGCCCTCGCAAAAATGTCCAATATGCCAAGAGGGGAAAGCACAAAACGTCAAAGCAGAGCAATATCAATGGTATTTCATTTTGCCTCGTCACTCATGATATCATTCAGTTCAAAAATAACATCGATTCAAGTTTCCCAGAGCCAGACTGATGTTCACAGACCAAAGAGACTCTCCTAAGATACCAGCTAGAACCCAATTCCTTCTTTCCTCTCTGTCTCAAAATCTCAGGACTGTTCGAATcttccttcctccc is a genomic window containing:
- a CDS encoding SRP40, carboxy-terminal domain protein encodes the protein MSRLPDIYRAVHAFLLEQGHTKAAQAVRKAALPVVDVDAASDTTPKSLVEVYSTQAPVPSGNPNESVDHSSSSDDSSSSSSEDEAVASPKKVSIVDRNKPGATNGAAKASAKTAKDSNESSSSEDDSSEESSSSSSNDSNDSSDSDSSDSDSDSSSDEGDENEAKSLPKPAVDSKVKPATNGVAKPTVNGKSKAKESDSSSGSSSPSSSEESESSSEDDSGSESSSESSSSESESESEPETQPAAKKRKVDATSSVPVPATTTTKTKTTTVATTPETVTLTKSTTTSTTTSTDGTNGKNGKQKGPRKPVVPFSRIKADDVVYADPRLMNNSFDSKGGTINDYGERASRDLIVTRGAGFRKEKNKKKRGSYRGGEITSGLGEGFGVKGGTGWTIPTPALISFVCTADLLTRVPTSDAEPFHKVHLDLRCIRGVGFAISTYGAK
- a CDS encoding GATA type zinc finger; this encodes MASKPPGVFEFTKRKKWADILISELSGSVLVVLNNADNILWASSAILELLGWREEEITERPFREFLHDDDAVPFGQHLKQAISSRTELFTYSRLRSKFASPRSSNQNSPRSPVAGPSKPTNSLGSFPLFELRGHAIYSKASGSASAASDPGPSSSSIDTKPNPNADPEASCFIIMARPYPSRNTTMLDSFLELKIENERLRQQLLNLRTSGGPSSPTLSSPGYQIAQIAPAGSPHGQSAPLASPVYTTNSLAGLNLVGNNASGDADAAYQPRSIHAMPQPPAATGLYYPAHANRLTSGAFDTPHASASYGGPNNNTGSAPISGRRGSIAEEVIESTEAGRTRKKPKKAHAAQEQYVCVTCGRTDSPEWRKGPLGAKTLCNACGLRWAKRNTKRKADEVAGNEGGGG